ataatataatatcCTAGGACATACTGAATTAGAAAGAGAGCAGCTCTATGTTGTAACTACAATTCTAAGCTGGAAATACACACACTGCAATGTTTTCTTTAGGGAACGGAACGGGGAAGGATGTAGGGAATTCTAAGTATATTGTGATGTCCTCATTGGAAGGGAACTTTACATTAGTTTGCTTCCAATGCTAAAGCCAACTCAAAGCTTTTAAAAACAAGGGAAAAGAACACAAGGGGCAAGTGAGAATTCCATACATCCTCCCTCCGGAGGAGCATTTGCAAGTAGCAAGAAAATAAAGGCACTTACCTGTAAGGAATGTGTTCGTGACTCGAAGGGTTTCTGTACCTCTTGGCTAGACCAAAGTCAATAATGTAGACCTACATTTTAAGGGAAAACAAaatattaaagaaacaataagTCATGCAAAATCACGGAAACAAAAGTAACAGACACAGTAATAAGAAAAGGGGACCTGATTTGAACGCATTCCCGTGCCCAAAACAAAATTGCCTGGCTTGATAGATCGATGCAAAAATGATTTAGAATGAACAAATTCAATGCAATTTATCTGCAGTAAACAATAGAATAGCCATATAACCAACAACACAATTTTAAGAGGGTATAAATAATTTTTGAAGcattaaattaaaaaattaaccATTTGATCTGCAAAGATCAAAACTTGATTGAGGGGAAGATTCCTGAAGTATGGAGATTCAAAACTGGGTCCAAGCAAATCCATGACGAGAAAATTGTAATCTGGCGTGGAGCCAAAGAGCCTCGTATTTGGAATTCCAGCTACAAGACAAGTATACCAATTATAATAATAATGCTAAGCAGAACAAACGAGAACAGAGACTAGGAATAGAAGCCAGCCATTACTTCCTCCGTGAAGAAGTTTATACAACTTTGACTCAAATAGCAACTGAGGAGGCTTTTCTTTGACACTTTCCTGCAAAAGGATTAATAAACAGAGATGGAATTGCCATTTATGATGTGAGGAAAGACAGAGACATTACAAGACTTGAAAGCATGAGCAAATAAAGCAAGGAATATATTCATCTTTCTAATTTTACAAGAGATATGTTATAATCTTAAATAAATGTTGTTGGCATGGCTAAGACAAAGGCATGCACGGctacatatgaatcaccaacgcTACAAAGAAAGAAGACTGACCATCTTAATTGCGATCTGCTTTTTAGTCTTTGTATCAACACCTACAACACACAacaagaaagaaaacatcaacaaggaacactaataaaaaagaaaagaaagaaagaaagaaagacgaTCATCAATATAGATCTCGCTGAACCCTCCTTTGGCACTTCTGATATCAAGTAGATACCTCTTACCCAAAACACGACCCTCCATTCTCAAGAAAGAAAACGTCTCTCGTTTCTTTTCTATCTACGGCGCTAGGGGAATTTGTGAAAAATGAATTAGAGGTTTGGGCTTTTATATGTTTAGGTGAGGAGAGATGTCACTCAGCCCTTTGCATCAGATGAGATCAACGTCTTGCGGGTCACGTAATTGGTGTCAATAGGGGAATTTGGCATCAACGTCTTGCGGGTCACGTAAGTGGGGTCAATAGGGGAATTTCACGTAATTGGGGTCAATAGGGGAATTTGGCATCAACGTCTTGCGGGTCACGTAAGTGGGGTCAATAGGGGAATTTGACATCAACGTCTTGCGGGTCACGTAAGTGGGGTCAATAGGGGAATTTGGCATCAACGTCTTGCGGGTCACGTAAGTGGGGTCAATAGGGGAATTTGGCACAGTGTGCCAAGTGTTAGACTAATTTGGCATATATTAGCCGATCTTTAATAAGTTGGCATAAAAAGGccaatatatatgttttgggtcaAATATTTTAGCACAACATGACCCATAATCTTTTGAGAAAAAATAGCTCCCATCTTCTCATTCTGTCTCTACTTTGTTCTCTTTATACGTTgatttcttcatttcttttgtcCACTTTATTTTCTTAGTTTCTCATTCTCTCTCCAAAATTCCCCCACCACTTTCTTCTCCTAAAATCATTCAATTAGAACTCCCATTACAATTAGAACTTCCACTACAGGAatcttgtttttaaaaaaatggatTTAGTGGAGTTCAAGAGTCGGGCTTCTGTTTCTGATTTTGAACATTCCAATTTCAAAAATTCTGATGGATAATTTTGAATCTGAAGATTCTGAtatggataattctaattctgaATCTGTTTGATAGAATTCGTGCATTGGATGATGAATGCAATTTTGAGTCGTATACAACTAATGTATACATATGTTTGGGTTCTTGTTTTTTTATGGCATCACTTAAAAGGAAAACAACTTATTTTTTATACATGTATACATCAATTAAATGTATACATTAAGTATTCTATTCAGATTAACCATTTGATCTGCAAAGATCAAAACTTGATTGAGGGGAAGATTCCTGAAGTATGGAGATTCAAAACTGGGTCCAAGCAAATCCATGACGAGAAAATTGTAATCTGGCGTGGAGCCAAAGAGCCTCGTATTTGGAATTCCAGCTACAAGACAAGTATGCCAATTATAATAATAATGCTAAGCAGAACAAACGAGAACAGAGACTAGGAATAGAAGCCAGCCATTACTTCCTCCGTGAAGAAGTTTATACAACTTTGACTCAAATAGCAACTGAGGAGGCTTTTCTTTGACACTTTCCTGCAAAAGGATTAATAAACAGAGATGGAATTGCCATTTATGATGTGAGGAAAGACAGAGACATTACAAGACTTGAAAGCATGAGCAAATAAAGCAAGGAATATATTCATCTTTCTAATTTTACAAGAGATATGTTATAATCTTAAATAAATGTTGTTGGCATGGCTAAGACAAAGGCATGCACGGctacatatgaatcaccaacgcTACAAAGAAAGAAGACTGACCATCTTAATTGCGATCTGCTTTTTAGTCTTTGTATCAACACCTACAACACACAacaagaaagaaaacatcaacaaggaacactaataaaaaagaaaagaaagaaagaaagaaagacgaTCATCAATATAGATCTCGCTGAACCCTCCTTTGGCACTTCTGATATCAAGTAGATACCTCTTACCCAAAACACGACCCTCCATTCTCAAGAAAGAAAACGTCTCTCGTTTCTTTTCTATCTACGGCGCTAGGGGAATTTGTGAAAAATGAATTAGAGGTTTGGGCTTTTATATGTTTAGGTGAGGAGAGATGTCACTCAGCCCTTTGCATCAGATGAGATCAACGTCTTGCGGGTCACGTAATTGGTGTCAATAGGGGAATTTGGCATCAACGTCTTGCGGGTCACGTAAGTGGGGTCAATAGGGGAATTTCACGTAATTGGGGTCAATAGGGGAATTTGGCATCAACGTCTTGCGGGTCACGTAAGTGGGGTCAATAGGGGAATTTGACATCAACGTCTTGCGGGTCACGTAAGTGGGGTCAATAGGGGAATTTGGCATCAACGTCTTGCGGGTCACGTAAGTGGGGTCAATAGGGGAATTTGGCACAGTGTGCCAAGTGTTAGACTAATTTGGCATATATTAGCCGATCTTTAATAAGTTGGCATAAAAAGGccaatatatatgttttgggtcaAATATTTTAGCACAACATGACCCATAATCTTTTGAGAAAAAATAGCTCCCATCTTCTCATTCTGTCTCTACTTTGTTCTCTTTATACGTTgatttcttcatttcttttgtcCACTTTATTTTCTTAGTTTCTCATTCTCTCTCCAAAATTCCCCCACCACTTTCTTCTCCTAAAATCATTCAATTAGAACTCCCATTACAATTAGAACTTCCACTACAGGAatcttgtttttaaaaaaatggatTTAGTGGAGTTCAAGAGTCGGGCTTCTGTTTCTGATTTTGAACATTCCAATTTCAAAAATTCTGATGGATAATTTTGAATCTGAAGATTCTGAtatggataattctaattctgaATCTGTTTGATAGAATTCGTGCATTGGATGATGAATGCAATTTTGAGTCGTATACAACTAATGTATACATATGTTTGGGTTCTTGTTTTTTTATGGCATCACTTAAAAGGAAAACAACTTATTTTTTATACATGTATACATCAATTAAATGTATACATTAAGTATTCTATTCAGATTAACCATTTGATCTGCAAAGATCAAAACTTGATTGAGGGGAAGATTCCTGAAGTATGGAGATTCAAAACTGGGTCCAAGCAAATCCATGACGAGAAAATTGTAATCTGACGTGGAGCCAAAGAGCCTCGTATTTGGAATTCCAGCTACAAGACAAGTATACCAATTATAATAATAATGCTAAGCAGAACAAACGAGAACAGAGACTAGGAATAGAAGCCAGCCATTACTTCCTCCGTGAAGAAGTTTATACAACTTTGACTCAAATAGCAACTGAGGAGGCTTTTCTTTGACACTTTCCTGCAAAAGGATTAATAAACAGAGATGGAATTGCCATTTATGATGTGAGGAAAGACAGAGACATTACAAGACTTGAAAGCATGAGCAAATAAAGCAAGGAATATATTCATCTTTCTAATTTTACAAGAGATATGTTATAATCTTAAATAAATGTTGTTGGCATGGCTAAGACAAAGGCATGCACGGctacatatgaatcaccaacgcTACAAAGAAAGAAGACTGACCATCTTAATTGCGATCTGCTTTTTAGTCTTTGTATCAACACCTACAACACACAacaagaaagaaaacatcaacaaggaacactaataaaaaagaaaagaaagaaagaaagaaagacgaTCACCAATATAGATCTCGCTGAACCCTCCTTTGGCAATTCTGATATCAAGTAGATACCTCTTACCCAAAACACGACCCTCCATTCTCAAGAAAGAAAACGTCTCTCGTTTCTTTTCTATCTACGGCGCTAGGGGAATTTGTGAAAAATGAATTAGAGGTTTGGGCTTTTATATGTTTAGGGCCTCCgataatttttatatttatttagtGTCCAGTTGttgcatattttaggatttgatgGACTTTCTTGGTGTTTTCAATTAAACCCTTTTTTCCATTGTTTCCGTCAAATTTAACAGACAAAGATCGGGAAATATTTGACGGAGACTAAAAGTTAatacttttggcaaacttaaaggaccaaactATT
The nucleotide sequence above comes from Lycium barbarum isolate Lr01 chromosome 3, ASM1917538v2, whole genome shotgun sequence. Encoded proteins:
- the LOC132630308 gene encoding casein kinase 1-like protein 1, with the protein product MEGRVLGKRYLLDIRIAKGGFSEIYIGVDTKTKKQIAIKMESVKEKPPQLLFESKLYKLLHGGTGIPNTRLFGSTSDYNFLVMDLLGPSFESPYFRNLPLNQVLIFADQMINCIEFVHSKSFLHRSIKPGNFVLGTGMRSNQVYIIDFGLAKRYRNPSSHEHIPYRENKKILGNPTYASMYTHRGFEQSRRDDMESLGYVLMYMLRGSFPWEEIKADTGRQRCEKIGEKKASTSIEDLCRGYPTEFASYFNYCRSLKFEDEPDYTRLKRIFRDLFIREGLDKLG